ACCAGACCGAACTTCACCCTCCAGAGACTGAGACGCGCCATCAAGAAGGGTTTCAGGCAGTCCAAGACGGGCGGGAGAAACACGTCCGCGCCGACGCGGAGGAGCCGGTAACGATTCTGCGCGCCGACGGGTCGACGGTGCCCGTCGACGTGAGGTCAACGACGTTTACACACGCGGGCACCGAGTACGTCCTCGGAATCTTCCAAGACGCCAGCGAACGCATGGAGAACTTGGCTCGGCTCGAACAGCAGGCGGCCGCGATGGACCTGACGACCTCCGGTATTGCGTTATTAAACGGTGACGGTGAGTACACGTACCTCAACGACGCCCACGTCACGATGTTCGGGTACGACGACGCCGAGGAGCTGCTCGGCGGGACCTGGCGGCAGATATACGCGGACGACGTCATCGAGCGAATCGAAACCGAGGTTCTCCCGGTCGTCGAGGAGACGGGGTCGTGGGACGGAGAGTTGGTCGGCGTCAAACGGGACGGCACGCCGATTACACAGCGCGTGTCGCTCGCACAGCTTCCCGACGGGGGAATCACCTGCGTTAATCTCGATCTCACCGAACAAGAACGCCGACTCCGTCGCCTTGAGGAGACACGTTCGCTTGCCGAAGAGCTGATGACTGCAGACGATTACGAGGACGTGATCGATACTGCGATCGAGGGAGTGACGGAGATTATTGATCGGCCGTTCTCTGGGTATTGGGCACACGAACCTGCTGGGACGGATACAGCGAATCCGACTGGAACTGCGGAAACCGCGACTGACGTGCTCGTTCCGGTGTCTGTCTCCAGTAGCGGAGCGTCGATTGTCGAGGAGGTACCGCCATTTCGCCCCGGTGAATCGCTTGCGTGGGAGGCGTTCGATGCTGGGACGCCGGCATACTATCCGAATGTCGCCGCTGAGGTGGGCGTTCACAACCAGGACACGCCAATCGGTACCGAATTTATTGTCCCTATCGACGACGATGGCGTGTTTCTCGTCGGATCGCCGGAAACGGACAATCTCAGTGAGGACGAACGCGAGCTCATTTTGATCGTCACACAGTACCTCCAGACGGCAATCGAACTCGTCGCGCAGCGACGTCAACTACGTACTGCGCGCGACCGCATAGCGTCAGAACGCAATCAGCTCGAACGTGTCATGAATACAGTCCCGCAGCTGATATTCGCGAAGAACACCGACGGCGAATTCTTGCTCGCGAACGAAGCGGTCGCTGACGCGTACGGTACCACCGTCTCGGATCTGATCGGTTCGACTGATGCCGACTACACGGCCGAGCCCGACGAGGTGGACGCATTCACCGACGACGATAGACGGGTGATTGAGACCGGCGAGCCGCTCCATCGCACCGAGGAGACGCTGACCGACGCCGCGGGCAACGAACGGGTCTTAGAAACGTGGAAAATACCATTCAAGCCGGCCGACAGCGATGAGGACGCGGTACTCGGCGTCGCCAACGACATCACCGATCTCACCGATGCGCGTGACGAACTCGACCGGCAGCGCCGGTTGACGAACCTCTACGCCGTGAGCAACCGCGTATTCAAATCAGCGGATCCGGAAGACGCGTTCGACGCGTGCGTCGAGGCGGTCGCCGACGTGGTGACGGCCGACGAGATCGCGATATACGATCGCAATACGTCAGAGGGGGAGCTGGTTCGGCTCGCGACCGCGGGAGACAACGCCGACTCACGTAGCCGACGGCGAATTCACCCGGGCGAGACGGACCTCTGGCGAGCGTTCACCGAGTCAGACACGTGCTGGCTCCCGGCCGACGCCGTTATCGAGGTGGACGGCGCGGCCGAGAAGCGGGCACTCGTCACGCAGCTCGGTGAGACGAGCCTGTTGAGCGTAGTCGTCGACGAACGGGACGAGACGTTGGAATCGTTTATTGGGGCGGTGAGCCAGCAGGTCTCGGCAGCACTCACACAACTCCGCCAGGAAACGTCGATAGCGGGGCTCTCGAATGATGTCGCCAGGACCCAGCGGCAAGCGGACCGCTACCAGAACCTGTGGGAGGGAGTGGTCGACGCTATTGAAGCGATCGTGACTGCGGAGACGTCGGCGGCAGTGCGTGAGGCGGTTGTCGACTTCGGCGATCGTGTGGCGGAGTACGCGTTCGTCGGGACGTACGATCCGGTCACAGAGCGAATTTCCCCGGTCGAAGTGTCCGAGGCTGGTGGACCGTCGAAGCTGTACGAAAACGACGGGCAGGCGTTCCCCGCGATCACCGCTGCCTCACAAAACGAACCAGAGCGTGTCGTCGATGGACAAGAGACTGGGGGAAGTCACGGCGAGTGGCTTAACCGACTGCTCCATTTCGGCTACCGGGAATCGCTCGCGGTTCCAGTGAGCCATTACGGGACCGTCCACGCCGTCGCTGAGTTCATCAGTACAGATGCCGAGCGCTTCGCCGAACCAGAACGCCAAGCAGTTGGTGCGGTTGCGGACGCCGCCGGAATGCGCCTGTCAACGCTTGAGTCCGCGAGCGCGTCGAACGCACCGATCGCCTTCGACCTCGAATGTCAGGATCCGTCGCCGCTCTTTCCGGGCCTCTCGACGTCCGGTACAATCGTCGTCGAACACGTCGCGCTAACGGACAGAGAAAACTTTCACCTTACCGGTCGCGTCGACGGCTACACCGAGACCGCATTTCGTGACTACGTCGCGGCGACGCCGGGCATCGAACTAGACAGCATCGACTCGATCGACAGCAGCGTCCACGAGATTGCTGTGCGGATGAGAGATACACCAGACCGGTCGCTAGCCTCGGTTCGCGACGTACTCATGCGGACAGACACACAACTGAGCAGTGTCCGTTCCCGCCCGAACGCTGACGTGTTGGAGTTCTGGACCACGGACCCGGGAGTAATCGGTCGGGTCCGCGAGGAGTTGTCTACCGTCTCAGATTCGTGTCAGCTCGTCTCGAAGCGCCATCTGTCCGGGTCAACCGGTAGACGCGACGAGTCGGCCGGGAATACAGAGTTGACGAGCCGACAGCAGGAGATCGCCGAAACAGCGCTCCAAGAAGGATACTATGATGATCCGCGGGGTATCAACGGTGCCGATCTCGCCGACCGGTTCGACGTGTCTTCGTCGACGCTCCACCAGCATCTGCGCGCCGCGGAGTCGAAGATCATCCGCGGCTTCTTCGAGTGACAAACGGTTGTGAACTACTACTGAGACACGGACATATTTGGTATCTATTCTGTCTGCCACATATCTTCGGGCGTAGAAATAGTATTGACACTGAAAGATTAGCAAGTATGACCTCGGGACGGAATAACGCGCTGCGGCTCTCGATGAAGGGCCCTCTATACCCGATACCGCCGCGGGCGGGTGAGACTGAGTGAGCATCCAGCCGTCTGAGTTGACTATGATGGTGTACGAGTATCTGAACCGGCCCACTGAACCCACCCCGACTGCGACGAGTGAAGACCGTTCGTCATGGGTCGACTCTTCCGTCTACGTCGACGACTACGGGAACAAGCTAGTTGACCGGCTTCTCGCAGCCGAAAGGCATCCCGGTGAGGCCTTCGAAGCCGTTTTACACCCGTCTCCAGAAACGATCGCACCGGCTTTCATCACCGATGTTGCGGTCCACTACGACGACATCGTTGGATTTGCTGCGCCGAGCTCCCAATTATATGATGACCTCTTTTACGCCATGTACGCGGCGATGACCGAGAAGGGCGCGGTGTTGACGACGAAGTACCCACGCCATGAGGTTCGCTCGCGGCTCTCGACGATGGACCCTCTCGTCATCGATTCTACCCCTGGTGCCGAGACCGACGGCGGTGTTGACGTCGCGACTACCGACTCCGGACCGGTCCGATGCGGTGACCTCACTTCACTTGGGGTCGCCGCCGAACGCGCGACGACGCAGCTCGCGACGGGTGATCGAACGGGAACATTCGCGATCGCGACGTTGACCCAACTGCTGGCGCATCATGACTCAACTGCACTCGATAGGTTCCTCCACGAACTGGTCGGCCAGTGGCGAAATCAGGGCGTCGGCGGGCTCATCCACCTGCCACCAGCGAGGGACATCGACGGTTCCAGCTGGTTTGGGTCGGCACACTTCGATTACGTTATTGAGATGCGAACCGACGACGGCCAGATTGAGGCGCGAGTGTGTGGGAAGCGAGATGTTGCCCCCACATGGCAGGTGGTTGGCTCGGCGCCGTGCTCGGATAGTGAAGCGTCGGCCCAAGCAGTGGACCGACAGCCTTCCGGAATAGTCGATGAAGACGGCGGCGAGTCTACCCCGGAGTGAATACGGTACTGTTACCCGACGAGTCCGTGTCACAACCCGGCCTCGGTTGCTGGGTTTCGGATCGCTGACCCTCGTTGTGAGACGGGGCTTTGCCGACCCT
The genomic region above belongs to Haloplanus sp. HW8-1 and contains:
- a CDS encoding DUF7504 family protein, with product MSIQPSELTMMVYEYLNRPTEPTPTATSEDRSSWVDSSVYVDDYGNKLVDRLLAAERHPGEAFEAVLHPSPETIAPAFITDVAVHYDDIVGFAAPSSQLYDDLFYAMYAAMTEKGAVLTTKYPRHEVRSRLSTMDPLVIDSTPGAETDGGVDVATTDSGPVRCGDLTSLGVAAERATTQLATGDRTGTFAIATLTQLLAHHDSTALDRFLHELVGQWRNQGVGGLIHLPPARDIDGSSWFGSAHFDYVIEMRTDDGQIEARVCGKRDVAPTWQVVGSAPCSDSEASAQAVDRQPSGIVDEDGGESTPE
- a CDS encoding PAS domain-containing protein, whose translation is MSPEPTSPDYGADAFLARLAIEGPAPILAAEAATGTVVAVNEAATELFGRNRSSLIGMHQTELHPPETETRHQEGFQAVQDGREKHVRADAEEPVTILRADGSTVPVDVRSTTFTHAGTEYVLGIFQDASERMENLARLEQQAAAMDLTTSGIALLNGDGEYTYLNDAHVTMFGYDDAEELLGGTWRQIYADDVIERIETEVLPVVEETGSWDGELVGVKRDGTPITQRVSLAQLPDGGITCVNLDLTEQERRLRRLEETRSLAEELMTADDYEDVIDTAIEGVTEIIDRPFSGYWAHEPAGTDTANPTGTAETATDVLVPVSVSSSGASIVEEVPPFRPGESLAWEAFDAGTPAYYPNVAAEVGVHNQDTPIGTEFIVPIDDDGVFLVGSPETDNLSEDERELILIVTQYLQTAIELVAQRRQLRTARDRIASERNQLERVMNTVPQLIFAKNTDGEFLLANEAVADAYGTTVSDLIGSTDADYTAEPDEVDAFTDDDRRVIETGEPLHRTEETLTDAAGNERVLETWKIPFKPADSDEDAVLGVANDITDLTDARDELDRQRRLTNLYAVSNRVFKSADPEDAFDACVEAVADVVTADEIAIYDRNTSEGELVRLATAGDNADSRSRRRIHPGETDLWRAFTESDTCWLPADAVIEVDGAAEKRALVTQLGETSLLSVVVDERDETLESFIGAVSQQVSAALTQLRQETSIAGLSNDVARTQRQADRYQNLWEGVVDAIEAIVTAETSAAVREAVVDFGDRVAEYAFVGTYDPVTERISPVEVSEAGGPSKLYENDGQAFPAITAASQNEPERVVDGQETGGSHGEWLNRLLHFGYRESLAVPVSHYGTVHAVAEFISTDAERFAEPERQAVGAVADAAGMRLSTLESASASNAPIAFDLECQDPSPLFPGLSTSGTIVVEHVALTDRENFHLTGRVDGYTETAFRDYVAATPGIELDSIDSIDSSVHEIAVRMRDTPDRSLASVRDVLMRTDTQLSSVRSRPNADVLEFWTTDPGVIGRVREELSTVSDSCQLVSKRHLSGSTGRRDESAGNTELTSRQQEIAETALQEGYYDDPRGINGADLADRFDVSSSTLHQHLRAAESKIIRGFFE